In Erwinia sp. SLM-02, the genomic window CTCCTTCAGCTCCACCTCTTCCTGCCAGACGCGGCAGGCAACCTGCCGGCCGCCCAGCTGCAGCACGGCATCTTCCTGACGGGTGAAGTGAGAAACCGCAGTCCCGGTGCGCAGCTGGCCTTTTTCCGTCCAGCTCAGCACGCGTGTCCAGCTCGACCCGTCCGTCAGACGCAGCGCATCGCGCAGCGGATCCTGTTGCAGATTGGTCACCTCATTGAGGTTATCCGCCAGGCCGAGGGTTTTCACCAGACGACCGGATTGCGTCACTACCGTTGCGCGATCCTGGGTGATCCATTTCTGCTGACCATCCTCGTTAAAGCCCATCACCACGAAGATCTGCTGACCGCCGTCAAGGCGCAGATACATGCTGGCGTAGGGAATGTTGGCGATCTGTTGGTTGGTTAACTCAATGTCGTCCTGGCCAAGAACGGCCAGCTTAACGGTTTCACTCAAGCCCTTTTGGGTTTGTGTACAGGCCTGAAGTAACAGGCAAAGCAGCAGCAATGGTAGGTTTCGCACCAGTGGGATCCCTGAGCTAAAGAATGCAATCTGAAAATAACCACACTTTCGTGTGGTTATGTTTAATGTTGGTACTTAGCGGGTGGTGCTGGTGGTCGTGGTGGTCGTGGTTCCGGTGTTGGAACCATCGCCGCCGCCTGACGTAGCCAGCGCAACACCTGCAAACGCCGCAACCGCACCGATACCGATGGCAGTTGACGCGCCCGCAGACAGTGCTGCTGCTTCAGTACCCGCGGCAGTGCCGTCAGTAGAAGCAGAAGAGCCAGCAACATCGCCAGGTGCGGCGAAAGCAGCTGAGCTTGCTAAGTACAGTATGGCTGCAGTAGCACATAAGACTTTTTTCATTACACTTTCCCTTCACAGTATGAATGGACACCAGGGCCTGGATGGTTCCTGGCATCTTCATTATGGGGAAATAACTCCCAGAAATCAGCGCCCCTTCCAGGTATTGAAAAAATAGTTTTTTACACTTTTATTTTTAATAAAAAGAAATTTTAATTTTAGTAAAGCGCAGAAAAGAAAAGCTTACAGAACATAATACTGATTTGCCTTAAACAGCAGCATTATGCCGTTAAAACAAGCGCATCCTCCAATATCGTATTTTCAATTGCGGAAAAGAGAAACAAAAATGTTTTAAATCATGGCGTTATTGGGATTATTTTCTTATGTAATTCAGCGAAGTATTGCATTTTTACTCCTGTTTTTTAGGATTAATCTCACCTGGGAAGGATGAACTTTCGCTGATTTCAGGAAAAACCTCAGGGTACCGGAGCGTAAATGGGCTGGCCAGAGGGGGAAATTCGGTGATAACGGCAGCCGCCTGATGGAAAAAGCGTACCGATCGCAGGCAATAAAAAACCCCCGAACGGTCGGGGGTTTGGCTCTACTGGCGAGAAATTAACGCCAGGATTTATAACGGTTAATCAGGCCGTTGGTTGAGCTGTCGTGGCTGTTAACGTCTTTCGCATCTTCCAGCTCTGGCAGAATGCGGTTAGCCAGCTGTTTACCCAGTTCAACACCCCACTGATCGAAGCTGAAGATGTTCAGGATAGCGCCCTGAGTGAAGATTTTATGCTCGTACAGCGCAATCAGCGCACCCAGGCTGTACGGGGTGATTTCGCGCAGCAGGATGGAGTTGGTTGGGCGGTTACCTTCAAACACCTTGAACGGAACCACGTGCTCAACGTCGCTGGCGGCTTTACCGGCATCGGTAAACTCTTTTTCCACCACGTCGCGTGACTTGCCAAACGCCAGCGCTTCGGTCTGGGCGAAGAAGTTAGACAGCAGTTTGCTGTGATGATCGCCCAGTTTGTTATGCGAGATTGCCGGAGCGATAAAGTCGCACGGAACAATCTTGGTGCCCTGGTGAATCAGCTGGTAGAAGGCATGCTGGCCGTTAGTACCCGGCTCGCCCCAGATAATCGGCCCGGTCTGGTAGGATACCGGCTTGCCGCTGCGGTCAACGTACTTACCGTTGGACTCCATGTTGCCCTGCTGGAAGTAAGCCGCGAAGCGGTGCATGTACTGGTCATAAGGCAAAATGGCTTCGGTTTCAGCACCGAAGAAGTTGTTGTACCAGATACCGATCAGCGCCAGCAGCACCGGCAGATTTTTCTCCACCGGCGTATCGGCGAAGTGGCGGTCCATGGCGTGCGCACCGCTCAGCATCTTCTCAAAGTTATCGAAGCCAATGGACAGTACAATTGACAGGCCAATCGCCGACCACAGTGAATAGCGGCCGCCAACCCAGTCCCAGAACTCAAACATGTTGTCGGTATCAATACCGAACTCAGCTACCGCTTTGCCGTTGGTCGACAGGGCCGCAAAGTGTTTTGCCACGTCGCCCTGCTCACCCGAGGTCAGGAACCAGTCACGCGCGCTGTGGGCGTTGGTCATGGTTTCCTGTGTCGTGAAGGTTTTAGACGCCACGAGGAACAGGGTGGTTTCCGGGCTGAGGCCCTTCAGCGTTTCGGCGATATGCGTGCCGTCAACGTTGGAGACGAAGTGCATTTTCAGATGATTTTTATACGGGCGCAGCGCTTCGGTCGCCATAAACGGCCCCAGATCTGAACCGCCGATACCAATATTCACCACGTCGGTGATCGCTTTGCCGGTAAAGCCTTTCCACTCACCGCCGATAATGCGCTCGGAGAAGCTTTTCATCTTCGCCAGCACCGCATTCACTTCCGGCATCACATCCTTACCGTCCACGACGATAGGGGTGTTGCTGCGGTTACGCAGCGCAACGTGCAGCACGGCGCGATCTTCAGTGCGGTTGATTTTCTCACCGGAGAACATCGATTTAATCGCATCCTGCAGCTCGGTCTCTTTGGCCAGCGCCTGCAGCTTGCTGAGCGTTTCAGCCGTAATACGGTTTTTGGAGAAGTCGACCAGCATC contains:
- a CDS encoding YjbF family lipoprotein, yielding MRNLPLLLLCLLLQACTQTQKGLSETVKLAVLGQDDIELTNQQIANIPYASMYLRLDGGQQIFVVMGFNEDGQQKWITQDRATVVTQSGRLVKTLGLADNLNEVTNLQQDPLRDALRLTDGSSWTRVLSWTEKGQLRTGTAVSHFTRQEDAVLQLGGRQVACRVWQEEVELKESGKTWRNTFWVDTSSGQVRQAVQMLGADYFPVATTILKPAKS
- the yjbE gene encoding exopolysaccharide production protein YjbE, coding for MKKVLCATAAILYLASSAAFAAPGDVAGSSASTDGTAAGTEAAALSAGASTAIGIGAVAAFAGVALATSGGGDGSNTGTTTTTTTSTTR
- the pgi gene encoding glucose-6-phosphate isomerase yields the protein MKNINPTQTAAWQALQQHFEQMKDVQIADLFARDNNRFAAFSATFDDQMLVDFSKNRITAETLSKLQALAKETELQDAIKSMFSGEKINRTEDRAVLHVALRNRSNTPIVVDGKDVMPEVNAVLAKMKSFSERIIGGEWKGFTGKAITDVVNIGIGGSDLGPFMATEALRPYKNHLKMHFVSNVDGTHIAETLKGLSPETTLFLVASKTFTTQETMTNAHSARDWFLTSGEQGDVAKHFAALSTNGKAVAEFGIDTDNMFEFWDWVGGRYSLWSAIGLSIVLSIGFDNFEKMLSGAHAMDRHFADTPVEKNLPVLLALIGIWYNNFFGAETEAILPYDQYMHRFAAYFQQGNMESNGKYVDRSGKPVSYQTGPIIWGEPGTNGQHAFYQLIHQGTKIVPCDFIAPAISHNKLGDHHSKLLSNFFAQTEALAFGKSRDVVEKEFTDAGKAASDVEHVVPFKVFEGNRPTNSILLREITPYSLGALIALYEHKIFTQGAILNIFSFDQWGVELGKQLANRILPELEDAKDVNSHDSSTNGLINRYKSWR